The following nucleotide sequence is from Planctomycetia bacterium.
AAACGTGCCGGCTGACTTCGAGTTCCGGGCGGAGCCTGACGCAGACTTTTCCCAGACGTTCAGCGAAATTGACGGGAGCCCCCGGCGCTTGGCTCATAGCTTCCACCATTGCAAGCGCACGGTGTCGATGGCGCGGTGCAACAGCGCCCAATAGACGGGGCGTCGGCCGGTTTCGACGCGCGCCACGCCACTCATGCCGACACGGACCCAATCGGGCGAGGCCTCGATCGAGGCTTCGGCGCGAAATACGTTGTGGGAATCGACGACTTGCGCGAGCGGCTCAACATTGAGCAACTTGAGTCTGCCTTGCTCGTCGGGTTGCGAGAGCGTCGTAAACACGCCTGGCTGGCCGGCTTTCAGCAAGACGGCGGCGTGCTCCGGCGCATGCAGTTCGATGGCGCAACGGTCGTTCGCCGCGATCGAATACAGCGGCTCGCCCAGCGGGACGATCTCGCCGATGCGACGTCGCAGATCGCCTTCGAGGATGATGCCATCGGCGGGGGCGACGATTTTGGCGCGGGCGAGTTGGTAATCGAGCAGCTCCAACTCCGCGCGGTGCATCTCGGCTTGCGCGCCGGTCATGCCTGCGGCGACGGTGTCTTGTGCTTGCAGCGCGGCGGTGAGTTCCAATTCGGCGGCGCGCAACTGCGCGGCCACTTTGTCACGCTTCAACAGGATGTCGCGGGTATCAAACTCGGCGAGCAGTTGTCCAGCCCGGACGCGTTCGCCGGGCAGTGCCGCGGCGCGCAGCAAGGTTCCCTCGAACGGCGCGGCGATGCGTCGTTCCTCGGCGGCAATGATCTCGCAAGGGACCGTAACGACGTACGTCGTGCTGCCGAACAGCAACCAGCCGAGCGCCGGCAGCAGCGCCAAATACAGGCACTGTTTGAAGCGCGGCGCCGTGCGAAGCGCCCGCCAGCCTTCGCGAGCGCGATCGGAGACGTGTCGCGCGATGCCGCGCTCCGCGCGGGCGAGCACGAGCAACACCGGCGCGATCGGCGCGAGCAACCCGGCCCAATCCGTGATCAAGTCGCGCGAGAATTGTTCTTGGGAATCGGCGCGAAAGCTCACGACGGCGACGACCTGGCCTTCGTGCGTGAGCGGAATCGACGCGACCGTCGCGCCGCCGATGTGCTGGTGCCATTGCTTGTGGAGCAGCTGGCCGGTGGGCGTGGCAGTCTCGAACGGCTGCCCCGTGCGCTGCCAGCCGACGGGAACGCCCGCGTCGAGGCATTCCTCCATGGCCTGTTGCATTTCGCGAACGCCGGGCGATCGCGGCAGCACATCGTCGAGTCCGGAAATGCACTCGATGCGAATGTTCGCGCCGCGGACGAGCCCGAGAGCGACTTGCTCACAGCCGGTGCGGCTCTTCAAACTGTTGACGACGCCGAACACGAAATGCCGCAGATTGTCGTATGCGGCGGCTTTGGTGAGCGACTGCGACGCCCGGGCTTCGTCACCCGAAGCGGCGGCCGCAGGTTTCGTCGGCGCGGGCTGGTAGAGGGATCCCGAGAGAGCCGCGAGCGCTTTGAACTCACCTAGCCG
It contains:
- a CDS encoding HlyD family efflux transporter periplasmic adaptor subunit; this encodes MSTPATSPAASTATASTTMDVCAALRHAASTARDANEFLAQVMRILAERFEAAYALAQLETATGARRHELARAPQQADEWKRLADALLLEARYHNVGKARLSAAGIGGQAALAVPLALLEQEPNGAIALIVPDLGKAVMQARLGEFKALAALSGSLYQPAPTKPAAAASGDEARASQSLTKAAAYDNLRHFVFGVVNSLKSRTGCEQVALGLVRGANIRIECISGLDDVLPRSPGVREMQQAMEECLDAGVPVGWQRTGQPFETATPTGQLLHKQWHQHIGGATVASIPLTHEGQVVAVVSFRADSQEQFSRDLITDWAGLLAPIAPVLLVLARAERGIARHVSDRAREGWRALRTAPRFKQCLYLALLPALGWLLFGSTTYVVTVPCEIIAAEERRIAAPFEGTLLRAAALPGERVRAGQLLAEFDTRDILLKRDKVAAQLRAAELELTAALQAQDTVAAGMTGAQAEMHRAELELLDYQLARAKIVAPADGIILEGDLRRRIGEIVPLGEPLYSIAANDRCAIELHAPEHAAVLLKAGQPGVFTTLSQPDEQGRLKLLNVEPLAQVVDSHNVFRAEASIEASPDWVRVGMSGVARVETGRRPVYWALLHRAIDTVRLQWWKL